A region from the Paenibacillus humicola genome encodes:
- a CDS encoding sporulation protein YpjB, whose amino-acid sequence MRSKRIFVTGLCALLLMLAAAGCSERITRQAAGEDSAADGSAAEADRLYKLTEQFYTAVSDENRQLAYVLAGRIKQAAAQNGVRELGYGGGWKAFDDTVQAAEKTLAKEQAVSDWNLQGAQLKLAADTLVRPNAPVWLQYKDVLDDDLSRLDQVWRSSSAQRVQGSLAALNVLADHAERFEVAAMLQRPAELEQALQKQIAYTKEMLQSASAGGPAVKSMDRTFAQLKASYDRLFEPSPAEAAESKLASIAPMDRLGASHEYLTTMFIAAFVMGILGLAGWQRFVYEKRKGTIVPPRGGRK is encoded by the coding sequence GTGAGGTCGAAACGGATTTTCGTTACCGGGCTGTGCGCCTTACTGCTTATGCTGGCGGCTGCGGGCTGCAGCGAGCGGATTACCCGGCAGGCGGCCGGCGAGGACTCCGCGGCGGACGGATCGGCAGCGGAGGCGGACAGGCTGTACAAGCTGACGGAGCAGTTTTATACCGCCGTCAGCGACGAGAACCGCCAGCTTGCTTATGTATTAGCAGGGCGGATCAAGCAGGCTGCCGCACAGAACGGCGTGCGCGAGCTCGGCTACGGCGGCGGCTGGAAGGCGTTTGACGACACGGTCCAGGCAGCGGAGAAAACGCTTGCGAAAGAGCAGGCTGTAAGCGATTGGAACTTGCAGGGAGCGCAGCTGAAGCTTGCGGCCGATACGCTGGTCCGGCCGAATGCACCGGTATGGCTGCAGTACAAAGATGTATTGGATGACGATCTGAGCAGGCTGGATCAGGTTTGGCGGTCGTCCTCCGCGCAGCGTGTCCAAGGGTCGCTTGCGGCGCTGAACGTCCTGGCCGATCATGCCGAGCGGTTCGAAGTGGCGGCGATGCTGCAGCGTCCGGCAGAGCTTGAACAGGCGCTGCAAAAACAAATCGCGTATACGAAAGAGATGCTGCAGAGCGCCTCCGCGGGTGGTCCGGCTGTGAAATCGATGGACAGGACGTTTGCGCAGCTGAAAGCATCGTACGACCGGCTGTTCGAGCCATCCCCTGCCGAAGCCGCTGAATCGAAGCTTGCTTCGATTGCGCCGATGGACCGGCTGGGAGCGTCACACGAGTACCTGACGACGATGTTCATTGCGGCTTTCGTGATGGGCATTCTCGGTCTTGCGGGCTGGCAGCGTTTTGTTTACGAGAAACGCAAGGGGACGATCGTTCCTCCCCGCGGCGGAAGGAAATAA
- a CDS encoding DUF1405 domain-containing protein translates to MRLLSWFWSKSFLLDRSFLWLLFLVNAAGTVYGYIWYGNQIVDTIDHHPLWQVIFVPDSPTASLFFTLSLLFFLFPRRKTSRPSAGMLWLRSVLEALGAVSSIKYGIWAVTMIAAGGAQGDPLHWEHYMLVVSHLGMAVEALLFIRFQTFGRVAAMAAACWLLLNDMVDYTYNVYPWLPDVLENDLPAIRSFTIGLTFFSLLATWLCMRFRKE, encoded by the coding sequence TTGAGATTGCTGTCGTGGTTTTGGAGCAAATCGTTTTTACTGGACCGTTCGTTTTTATGGCTGCTGTTTCTCGTCAATGCGGCCGGAACGGTATACGGTTACATCTGGTATGGCAACCAAATTGTCGATACGATCGACCATCATCCGCTTTGGCAGGTCATTTTTGTTCCGGACAGCCCGACCGCCAGTTTGTTTTTTACGCTTTCCCTTCTGTTTTTTTTGTTTCCCCGGCGCAAGACGTCCAGGCCTTCGGCAGGCATGCTCTGGCTTCGGTCCGTTCTCGAAGCGCTCGGCGCAGTTTCTTCCATTAAATACGGCATTTGGGCGGTGACCATGATTGCGGCCGGCGGCGCACAGGGCGACCCGCTGCATTGGGAGCACTACATGCTCGTCGTTTCGCATCTCGGTATGGCGGTGGAAGCGCTGTTGTTTATTCGCTTCCAAACCTTCGGACGGGTCGCCGCGATGGCCGCCGCCTGCTGGCTGCTCCTTAACGATATGGTCGATTATACCTATAACGTTTATCCGTGGCTTCCGGATGTGCTGGAGAACGATTTGCCGGCGATTCGCAGCTTTACGATCGGCCTGACGTTCTTCAGTCTGCTCGCGACCTGGCTGTGTATGAGGTTTCGCAAGGAATAA
- a CDS encoding menaquinol-cytochrome c reductase cytochrome b/c subunit, whose amino-acid sequence MAHGHKSNEKVVFVGDSRVRKRESTGPSAPPDYSAYPGRSEAFIPNFLLKEWMVGVVVLVGFLVLTIAEPAPLGYPADPTNAAFIPMPDWYFLFLYQFLKYPYVSGGYVVLGTVGVPGIAFGALLLAPFLDTGKERRFYKRPITSALMFLALFSLFYLTKVSWDHYQYELKLTNTVPEDQLREEKAREAAEKGQGAGGGGQEDATIPLVAPNDPAMKIVQKAQCIACHGADLTGNPTTGAPSLHGIGDVLTKDQIVDTITNGKAGGMPPFKSTLSADEINQLATWLSKQKKA is encoded by the coding sequence ATGGCACACGGCCACAAATCGAACGAAAAAGTCGTCTTCGTCGGCGACTCTCGCGTGCGCAAACGCGAGTCTACGGGACCAAGCGCACCGCCGGATTACTCGGCCTACCCGGGAAGATCCGAAGCGTTCATTCCGAACTTTTTGCTGAAGGAATGGATGGTCGGCGTTGTCGTGCTCGTCGGATTTCTCGTTTTGACCATCGCGGAGCCGGCCCCGCTCGGCTACCCGGCGGACCCGACGAATGCGGCGTTTATTCCGATGCCGGACTGGTACTTCCTGTTCCTGTATCAATTTCTGAAATATCCGTACGTATCCGGCGGCTATGTTGTTCTCGGAACGGTCGGCGTGCCCGGCATCGCATTCGGCGCGCTGCTGCTTGCTCCGTTTCTCGACACGGGCAAGGAGCGCCGGTTTTACAAGCGTCCGATCACGTCTGCGCTTATGTTCTTGGCTCTGTTCTCACTGTTCTATCTGACGAAAGTTTCGTGGGATCACTATCAATACGAGCTGAAGCTCACGAACACTGTTCCGGAAGATCAGCTCCGCGAGGAAAAAGCGCGCGAAGCGGCGGAGAAAGGCCAAGGCGCCGGCGGGGGCGGACAGGAAGACGCGACGATTCCGCTCGTAGCTCCTAACGATCCGGCGATGAAAATCGTTCAGAAGGCGCAGTGTATCGCCTGTCACGGCGCGGATCTGACCGGCAACCCGACGACCGGCGCACCTTCGCTTCACGGCATCGGCGACGTCCTGACGAAGGATCAGATCGTCGATACGATTACGAATGGTAAAGCTGGCGGAATGCCGCCATTCAAATCGACGCTGAGCGCCGATGAGATCAATCAGCTGGCAACTTGGCTGTCGAAGCAGAAGAAAGCTTAA
- the qcrB gene encoding menaquinol-cytochrome c reductase cytochrome b subunit has translation MLKSMYNWMDERLDITPMWRDVADHEVPEHVNPAHHFSAFVYCFGGLTFFITVIQILSGMFLTMYFVPDIINAYKSVDYLQHKVAFGGIVRGMHHWGASLVIVMMFLHTLRVFFTGSYKAPREMNWVVGMLIFFIMLGLGFTGYLLPWDNKAYFATKVGMQIAASIPWIGNYLKELMAGGDIVGAETLTRFFAIHVFFLPGALLALLAAHFFMIRKQGISGPL, from the coding sequence ATGTTGAAAAGTATGTACAACTGGATGGACGAACGTCTTGACATTACGCCGATGTGGAGGGACGTTGCGGACCACGAGGTGCCGGAGCACGTCAACCCTGCGCATCACTTCTCCGCATTCGTGTATTGCTTCGGCGGTCTGACGTTTTTTATTACCGTAATTCAAATCCTGTCGGGCATGTTCCTGACGATGTATTTCGTGCCGGATATTATCAACGCTTACAAAAGCGTCGACTACCTCCAGCATAAAGTCGCTTTCGGCGGCATCGTGCGGGGGATGCACCACTGGGGCGCGAGTCTCGTCATCGTGATGATGTTCCTGCATACGCTCCGCGTTTTCTTCACGGGCTCCTACAAGGCGCCGCGCGAGATGAACTGGGTCGTCGGCATGCTCATTTTTTTCATCATGCTCGGACTCGGATTCACGGGCTACCTGCTGCCTTGGGATAACAAAGCGTATTTTGCGACAAAGGTCGGCATGCAAATCGCCGCTTCGATTCCATGGATCGGCAACTATTTGAAAGAATTGATGGCGGGCGGGGATATCGTTGGAGCCGAAACGCTAACGCGTTTCTTCGCGATTCACGTTTTCTTCCTGCCGGGTGCGCTGCTTGCGCTTCTTGCGGCACACTTCTTCATGATCCGGAAACAAGGCATTTCCGGACCACTATAA
- a CDS encoding ubiquinol-cytochrome c reductase iron-sulfur subunit, whose amino-acid sequence MSNHEHSETAHKPANRSGMSRRQFLSYTLGGAGAFMAAGVTLPMIRFAVDPILQKKTTSSFIKVVEANKITTEPQEFKFKIHQVDGWYVSDPELTAWICKDDQGKIFALSPICKHLGCTIGWNTEKNEEYVCPCHGAHYTKLGKNLVVAPKPLDEYEVKIDKDWIYLGPIVPNTRFK is encoded by the coding sequence ATGAGTAACCACGAGCATTCCGAAACCGCGCATAAACCGGCCAATCGCAGCGGCATGTCGCGCCGGCAGTTTTTGTCGTATACGCTCGGCGGCGCAGGCGCGTTCATGGCGGCTGGCGTCACGCTTCCGATGATCCGTTTTGCAGTCGACCCGATTTTGCAGAAGAAGACGACCAGCTCGTTTATTAAAGTCGTCGAGGCCAACAAAATCACGACGGAACCGCAGGAATTCAAATTTAAAATCCATCAGGTGGACGGCTGGTATGTCAGCGACCCCGAGTTGACCGCATGGATTTGTAAAGATGATCAAGGCAAAATTTTCGCGCTCTCGCCAATCTGCAAGCACCTTGGCTGCACCATTGGCTGGAACACCGAGAAGAACGAAGAATATGTTTGTCCATGTCACGGCGCGCATTATACGAAACTGGGCAAAAACCTGGTCGTTGCACCGAAACCGCTCGACGAGTACGAAGTGAAAATCGACAAGGACTGGATTTATCTCGGACCGATTGTGCCGAATACACGGTTTAAATAA
- a CDS encoding DUF2487 family protein, whose translation MKFSEFSGEQWAELQPYLDTALLPVTGLTGTEMPHEAAEALGRLRDVLALIEEPFTGRVVTYPAIQYGQWNADTQRTVSAVCANLRAAGFRYVIVAAAFPVQDEPPALADLLFGMDEQGHLPDPGTVSAAVRELWLGRA comes from the coding sequence ATGAAATTCAGCGAATTCAGCGGGGAACAATGGGCCGAGCTGCAGCCTTATCTGGACACGGCGCTGCTGCCTGTTACGGGTCTGACGGGAACGGAGATGCCTCACGAGGCGGCGGAAGCGCTCGGGCGGCTGCGGGATGTGCTCGCCTTGATTGAGGAGCCTTTTACGGGCAGGGTCGTCACTTATCCGGCGATTCAATACGGCCAGTGGAACGCCGACACGCAGCGGACCGTTTCGGCAGTCTGCGCCAATTTGCGGGCGGCCGGCTTTCGGTACGTCATCGTCGCCGCGGCATTTCCGGTCCAGGATGAGCCGCCCGCGCTCGCCGATCTGCTGTTCGGGATGGACGAACAAGGCCATTTGCCGGATCCTGGGACCGTGAGTGCGGCTGTAAGGGAGCTGTGGCTCGGACGGGCATGA
- a CDS encoding IDEAL domain-containing protein, which translates to MDKMKVTYEAMLALAAEMVLDEAVLKFRTDRLYQAIDHALASGDKDTFQRLTDELRMLHA; encoded by the coding sequence ATGGACAAAATGAAGGTTACGTATGAGGCGATGCTCGCACTCGCCGCTGAAATGGTACTGGACGAGGCTGTCCTGAAATTCCGCACGGACCGGTTGTATCAAGCGATTGATCATGCCCTTGCTTCTGGCGATAAGGATACGTTTCAACGATTGACCGACGAACTGAGAATGCTGCACGCTTAG
- a CDS encoding histidine phosphatase family protein has product MKIGLIRHGKTDWNALGKIQGQTDTPLNAEGIAQAKALAERLSRDSLKWDAVVSSDLKRAYETARIIAAKLDIPLWPADSRIRERYFGEVEGTTEEERLARWGADWRQSSSGQERDDEVRSRAMAFIEEMAGLHPGANLLVVSHGSLLAQLLKAMCAQLEDKPIGNMSFSVLEREEGGWKPLLHNCTEHLQPSL; this is encoded by the coding sequence TTGAAAATCGGACTGATCAGACACGGCAAAACGGACTGGAACGCGCTCGGCAAAATCCAAGGCCAGACGGATACGCCGCTGAATGCCGAAGGCATCGCGCAGGCGAAAGCGCTGGCGGAACGACTATCCCGTGATTCGCTCAAATGGGACGCGGTCGTCTCTAGCGATTTGAAGCGGGCTTACGAAACGGCCCGGATTATCGCAGCCAAGCTTGATATCCCGCTTTGGCCGGCCGATAGCCGGATTCGCGAGCGTTATTTCGGCGAGGTCGAAGGAACGACCGAGGAAGAGCGCCTTGCCCGCTGGGGCGCCGATTGGCGGCAGAGCTCGAGCGGCCAGGAACGGGACGATGAGGTGCGAAGCCGCGCGATGGCGTTTATCGAAGAAATGGCCGGCTTGCATCCGGGTGCCAATTTGCTTGTCGTCAGCCACGGCAGCCTGCTGGCGCAGCTGCTGAAAGCGATGTGCGCCCAATTGGAGGATAAGCCGATCGGCAACATGTCCTTCTCCGTTCTCGAGCGGGAAGAAGGCGGCTGGAAGCCGCTTCTCCACAACTGCACCGAGCATTTGCAGCCGTCTCTTTAA
- a CDS encoding zf-HC2 domain-containing protein: MKCLEVQETLGVYWDLNEDDAERMAVDEHLRTCPSCREEFEIWEESERLIRGFSAEEPETEQPVDRVNRSVMDRIYAEQSWFMPVTSRSYHFSRSFRRNVTAIIACCLAIFVCGLFYLLSGPGDSTSTAQVQKLTGVLETANAASDNSVISADFYADVPVASISDPIILNVVPTVPQYWVALSLIGIIMTLLIMNWFSRTRN; the protein is encoded by the coding sequence ATGAAATGCCTTGAGGTTCAGGAAACGCTCGGCGTTTATTGGGACTTAAACGAGGACGATGCCGAACGCATGGCGGTTGACGAGCATTTGCGAACTTGTCCAAGCTGCAGGGAAGAGTTTGAGATCTGGGAGGAAAGCGAGCGCCTCATTCGCGGTTTTTCGGCCGAGGAGCCGGAGACCGAGCAGCCGGTCGACCGCGTGAACCGGAGCGTTATGGACCGGATTTATGCGGAACAATCGTGGTTCATGCCGGTGACGAGCCGCAGCTATCATTTTTCCCGCTCGTTCCGGCGCAACGTAACCGCGATTATTGCCTGTTGTCTCGCGATATTCGTCTGCGGACTGTTTTATTTGTTGTCGGGACCGGGCGATTCGACCTCGACCGCTCAGGTGCAAAAGCTGACCGGCGTACTGGAGACGGCAAATGCGGCCAGCGACAATTCGGTCATCAGCGCCGATTTTTATGCGGACGTGCCGGTCGCCAGCATCAGCGATCCGATCATTCTCAACGTCGTGCCGACCGTTCCGCAGTACTGGGTCGCGCTATCTCTCATTGGCATCATTATGACGCTGCTGATCATGAACTGGTTTTCGCGAACGCGCAATTAG
- a CDS encoding RNA polymerase sigma factor, whose amino-acid sequence MTDSQLIREIKDGNVQLYSELMRRYQRKILAFIYHMLKGAKLELLAEDLCSETFYKAYRSLHSFREVDASFSTWLYTIARNTVLSELRKQKGNSVSLDEIGEVGLLPVASSDSAPEFRLLQRERMTMVREAINSLPEKQRSALILREYDHLDYQEIANILGQTVSSVKSLLFRARNSVKLQLEPYFGDSPMLEEFEGMKMR is encoded by the coding sequence GTGACCGATTCCCAGTTAATACGCGAAATAAAAGACGGTAACGTACAGCTTTATTCGGAACTGATGCGGCGCTACCAACGCAAGATCCTTGCCTTTATCTATCATATGCTTAAGGGCGCGAAACTCGAGCTCCTGGCGGAAGATTTATGCTCGGAGACGTTTTATAAGGCGTACCGCAGTTTGCACTCGTTCCGGGAAGTCGACGCTTCCTTTTCCACATGGTTGTACACCATTGCCCGAAATACGGTACTCAGCGAGCTTCGCAAGCAGAAGGGAAACAGCGTTTCGCTCGACGAAATCGGCGAGGTCGGCCTGCTGCCGGTCGCTTCTTCGGACTCCGCTCCGGAATTTCGCCTGCTCCAGAGGGAACGCATGACGATGGTGCGCGAGGCGATCAACAGTTTGCCCGAGAAACAGCGTTCTGCGCTTATTTTGCGCGAATACGATCACCTGGATTACCAGGAAATCGCAAACATTCTCGGTCAAACGGTCAGCTCCGTCAAATCGCTTCTGTTCCGTGCCCGCAACAGCGTGAAACTGCAGCTTGAGCCGTACTTCGGTGATTCGCCGATGCTGGAGGAATTCGAGGGGATGAAAATGCGATGA
- a CDS encoding prephenate dehydrogenase: protein MTKIAIFGVGLIGGSLALCFKGRPGLTVVGHSVRESSARKYVERGVVDSATTSMKEAAEGADFIFLCVPVGNLEPYVRELSGMELKPGCIITDVGSTKASVAACAKELQLKGATFIGGHPMAGSERSGVEAASSFLFENAYYVLTPDASTPQSEVDKLTELLRLTKASIVHVPAVEHDEIVGAISHLPHIIAVALTNQIRDYNEGNPLFAQLAAGGFRDITRIASSEPVVWRDILINNRSVLLRLLQDWNRETAGFIDMLERGDGESIEQAFRTAGQFRSQLPERRKGMIHSVYECYIDVPDHPGIIGKVATELGNSRINLSNIHIIESREDVPGVLRLSFRTQEDLDQAVAKLGQIGFTAHL, encoded by the coding sequence ATGACGAAAATTGCAATATTCGGCGTCGGGCTGATCGGCGGCTCGCTGGCGCTTTGCTTTAAAGGCCGGCCCGGCCTGACGGTCGTCGGTCATTCCGTGCGCGAGTCGTCCGCGCGCAAATACGTGGAGCGGGGGGTCGTCGATTCGGCGACCACCTCGATGAAAGAAGCGGCCGAGGGCGCGGATTTTATTTTTCTGTGCGTGCCGGTAGGCAATTTGGAGCCTTATGTGCGGGAACTGAGCGGGATGGAGCTGAAGCCCGGCTGCATCATTACCGACGTCGGCAGCACGAAGGCGTCCGTTGCGGCCTGCGCGAAAGAGCTGCAGCTGAAAGGCGCGACGTTTATCGGCGGCCACCCGATGGCCGGCTCGGAGCGTTCCGGCGTCGAGGCGGCGTCCTCGTTTCTGTTCGAGAACGCTTATTACGTGCTGACGCCCGACGCATCGACTCCGCAGTCCGAAGTGGACAAGCTGACGGAGCTGCTGAGGCTGACCAAGGCGAGCATTGTGCACGTGCCTGCAGTGGAGCATGATGAAATCGTCGGCGCCATCAGCCATCTGCCTCACATCATCGCCGTTGCGCTGACGAACCAGATCCGCGATTATAACGAGGGCAACCCGCTGTTCGCGCAGCTTGCAGCCGGGGGCTTCCGCGACATTACAAGGATCGCTTCCAGCGAGCCCGTGGTTTGGCGCGATATTTTGATCAACAACCGCAGCGTTCTGCTGAGGCTGCTTCAGGATTGGAACCGGGAAACCGCCGGATTCATCGACATGCTGGAACGGGGCGACGGGGAAAGCATTGAGCAGGCTTTCCGGACGGCGGGCCAATTTCGCAGCCAGCTGCCGGAGCGGCGCAAAGGGATGATTCATTCCGTCTATGAATGCTACATCGATGTGCCCGACCATCCCGGCATTATCGGGAAGGTGGCGACCGAGCTCGGAAACAGCCGGATCAATTTGAGCAATATTCACATTATCGAGAGCCGCGAGGACGTTCCCGGCGTGCTTCGGCTTTCGTTCCGCACCCAAGAGGATTTGGACCAGGCCGTGGCCAAGCTCGGGCAAATCGGCTTTACCGCGCATCTTTAA
- the hisC gene encoding histidinol-phosphate transaminase, with product MQPKSNIVNLPVYQPGKPIEEVKRELGLNEVIKLASNENPFGCSEQAKAAIQSEIANASLYPDSFSTELTAAVADYLQVDRNQIIFGAGSDEVILMLARAYLSPGDETIMADETFPQYKHNAVIEGAVVIEVPLKDGNHDLPAFLAKINDRTKIVWLCNPNNPTGTIIRQDELIAFVDAVPEHVIVVLDEAYCEYVTDAAYPDSLALLRGRKNVLVLRTFSKIYGLASLRIGYGIGHPEVIRFINQVREPFNTTRFAQAAAAAALADQAFVQSCRERNAEGIRYLCAEFDRLGLTYFEAHGNFVMVDVKMPSQQMFDGLLRRGIISRARWTHYPTYIRITVGSREQNEKFVQALEQTLQEAAVLG from the coding sequence ATGCAGCCGAAATCCAACATCGTAAACTTGCCCGTCTATCAGCCCGGCAAGCCGATCGAAGAAGTGAAACGTGAGCTTGGACTGAACGAAGTCATCAAGCTTGCTTCCAATGAAAATCCGTTTGGGTGCTCAGAGCAGGCAAAAGCGGCGATTCAGAGCGAAATCGCAAACGCGAGCCTTTATCCGGACAGCTTCAGCACGGAGCTGACCGCCGCCGTAGCGGATTATTTGCAGGTCGACCGCAATCAGATTATTTTCGGTGCCGGTTCGGACGAAGTGATCCTGATGCTCGCCCGCGCGTATCTGTCTCCCGGCGACGAAACGATTATGGCCGACGAGACGTTCCCGCAGTATAAGCATAATGCGGTCATCGAAGGCGCAGTCGTGATCGAGGTGCCGCTTAAGGACGGCAATCACGATCTCCCGGCATTCCTGGCAAAAATAAACGACCGGACCAAAATCGTCTGGCTTTGCAATCCGAACAACCCGACCGGCACGATTATCCGCCAAGATGAATTGATCGCTTTTGTGGATGCCGTGCCGGAGCATGTCATCGTCGTGCTCGACGAGGCCTATTGCGAATATGTGACCGACGCCGCTTATCCGGACAGCCTGGCGCTGCTGCGCGGGCGAAAAAACGTCCTTGTTCTGCGTACGTTCTCGAAAATATACGGACTTGCGTCGCTGCGCATCGGCTACGGTATCGGCCACCCGGAAGTGATTCGCTTTATCAATCAGGTTCGCGAGCCGTTCAATACGACCCGTTTCGCCCAGGCGGCTGCGGCTGCGGCGCTCGCCGATCAGGCGTTCGTGCAAAGCTGCAGAGAGCGCAATGCCGAAGGGATTCGATACCTGTGCGCCGAGTTTGACCGGCTCGGACTGACTTATTTCGAAGCGCACGGCAATTTCGTGATGGTCGACGTGAAAATGCCGTCCCAGCAAATGTTCGACGGACTGCTGCGCAGGGGCATTATATCGCGCGCGCGCTGGACGCATTATCCGACCTATATCCGCATTACGGTCGGCAGCAGGGAACAGAACGAGAAGTTTGTCCAGGCGCTGGAGCAAACGCTGCAGGAAGCGGCGGTGCTCGGGTAG
- the trpA gene encoding tryptophan synthase subunit alpha, protein MAANLIDETFRRLKADGETALIPFLTIGDPDLDTSLDIIRTLEEAGADMIELGVPYSDPLADGPVIQRASERALQHRVTIVDCIEMADKARQAGVKLPFILFSYYNPVMQFGLDRFFELIVRKQISGLIIPDLPIEEDAEVRERAENAGVHLIPLVAPTSHDRVARIASKASGFVYCVSSLGVTGVRSDFHRGIDDFLTAVRRSASTPIAVGFGVSSREQVERFSQQADGVIVGSAIVRKIEETLPLLQSAGTRSEGLAQIREFVAGLKGAGVQG, encoded by the coding sequence ATGGCCGCTAATTTGATCGACGAAACGTTCCGCCGGTTGAAGGCGGATGGCGAGACGGCGCTCATTCCTTTTTTGACGATAGGCGATCCGGATTTGGATACCTCGCTGGACATTATCCGGACGCTGGAAGAAGCGGGTGCGGATATGATCGAGCTTGGCGTGCCGTATTCCGACCCGCTCGCGGACGGTCCGGTCATCCAGCGAGCGTCGGAACGGGCGCTGCAGCACCGGGTGACGATCGTCGACTGCATCGAAATGGCCGATAAAGCCCGCCAAGCCGGCGTCAAGCTGCCGTTCATTTTATTTTCTTACTATAATCCGGTGATGCAGTTCGGCCTGGACCGCTTCTTCGAGCTCATCGTCAGAAAGCAGATCAGCGGCCTGATCATTCCCGACCTTCCGATCGAGGAGGATGCGGAAGTGCGCGAACGCGCGGAGAACGCGGGCGTACACCTCATTCCGCTCGTCGCGCCGACTTCGCACGACCGCGTTGCCCGGATCGCCAGCAAAGCGAGCGGCTTCGTGTACTGCGTTTCGTCGCTTGGCGTAACCGGGGTTCGTTCCGATTTTCACCGGGGCATCGACGATTTTCTGACGGCCGTGCGCCGCTCGGCATCGACGCCGATCGCCGTCGGCTTCGGCGTTTCCAGCCGCGAGCAGGTGGAACGATTCAGTCAACAAGCCGACGGCGTCATTGTCGGCAGCGCGATCGTGCGCAAGATCGAGGAAACGCTGCCGCTGCTGCAGTCCGCCGGGACGAGAAGCGAAGGCCTGGCGCAAATCCGGGAATTCGTTGCCGGGCTCAAAGGAGCCGGCGTTCAAGGATAA
- the trpB gene encoding tryptophan synthase subunit beta, with protein MNRVPDENGRFGKFGGRYVPETLMNALLELEEAYSHYSKDPDFIAEVRYLLAQYSGRPTSLYYAERLSRHLGGAKIYLKREDLNHTGAHKINNTIGQGVLAKRMGKTKVIAETGAGQHGVASATVAALLGLECKVFMGEEDTKRQELNVFRMKLLGAEVVPVLSGTRTLKDACNETLRYWVSHVDDTYYILGSVTGPHPYPMIVRDFQRIIGDESREQIQKETGRLPDYIVAAVGGGSNAIGMFYPFIGDESVRMIGVEAAGKGVETEEHAATMTKGRHGVFQGSLSYVLQDEYGQVQPAHSISAGLDYPGIGPEHAYLKDTGRAEYVPVTDAEALEALQLLSRTEGIIPALESAHAIAQVMKLAPSLGTDRTIVVSLSGRGDKDVQAIMGYLGGAEHGR; from the coding sequence ATGAACCGAGTCCCGGACGAAAACGGGCGCTTCGGCAAGTTCGGCGGCCGTTACGTGCCAGAGACGCTGATGAACGCGCTGCTGGAGCTGGAAGAGGCGTACAGCCATTACTCGAAGGATCCGGACTTCATCGCAGAGGTCCGATACTTATTGGCCCAATATTCCGGGCGTCCGACCTCGCTTTATTATGCCGAGCGGCTGTCGCGCCATTTGGGCGGCGCAAAAATTTATTTGAAGCGCGAGGATTTGAACCATACCGGCGCGCACAAAATCAACAACACGATCGGCCAGGGCGTGCTTGCCAAGCGAATGGGCAAAACGAAGGTGATCGCCGAGACGGGAGCCGGCCAGCACGGCGTTGCCTCGGCGACGGTTGCCGCGCTGCTCGGCCTCGAATGCAAGGTGTTTATGGGCGAGGAGGATACGAAGCGCCAGGAGCTGAACGTCTTCCGGATGAAGCTGCTCGGCGCGGAGGTTGTCCCCGTTTTGTCGGGCACGCGCACGCTCAAGGACGCATGCAACGAGACGCTGCGCTACTGGGTCAGCCACGTCGACGATACGTATTATATTCTCGGATCCGTCACGGGACCGCACCCGTATCCGATGATTGTCCGCGATTTCCAGCGCATCATCGGCGACGAGTCCCGCGAGCAAATCCAGAAGGAGACCGGCCGGCTGCCCGACTATATCGTGGCGGCCGTCGGCGGCGGCAGCAACGCGATCGGCATGTTTTATCCGTTCATCGGCGACGAGTCGGTGCGCATGATCGGCGTGGAGGCGGCCGGCAAAGGCGTCGAGACCGAGGAGCACGCGGCAACGATGACCAAAGGCCGGCACGGCGTCTTTCAGGGCTCGCTCAGCTACGTGCTGCAGGATGAATACGGCCAGGTGCAGCCGGCGCATTCGATTTCGGCCGGCCTCGATTATCCGGGCATCGGACCGGAGCACGCCTATTTGAAAGATACAGGGCGCGCCGAATACGTGCCGGTTACGGATGCGGAAGCGCTGGAGGCGCTGCAGCTGCTCTCGCGCACGGAAGGCATTATTCCGGCGCTCGAATCGGCGCATGCGATCGCCCAGGTCATGAAGCTGGCGCCGTCGCTCGGAACGGACCGGACGATCGTCGTCAGCCTGTCCGGCCGCGGCGACAAAGACGTGCAGGCGATCATGGGATATTTGGGAGGTGCAGAGCATGGCCGCTAA